The window AGTCACCAATCGCTTGTATCACGCTGTTTCCGTACCACGCGGACCATGTTCGTGGTGATGATCCAGCGCGCGCAGCGGCGTTTCGAACCATCCTCCGCGAGATTGTTGCCGAGACAGATCATGATGACCTGCACATCCTCGAGGGACCGGACCTCCTCGAGCCGACCGGGTTGACGACCGATCTACTTCATCCGGGCGATGAGGGACTCATCGACATCGGGCGTGGCCTTGCAGGCGAACTTGATGGGATTCTCAAGTAAGGTCTCGAGACGAATGCGCGGGTGCGTGCACCCTGTGGGCCAGCCACGCTCGCTCGCCAGTTGGCAACCCTTAAGATAGCAACCCGGTTACTCCGGGGTAGTATGAAAGTGGTCGTTTCTATCGGCGGGAGCGTGCTCGTGCCCGAACCGGGCGGGGCTCGGGTGGCTGAACACGCTGACGTTATCGAGGAACTGGTCGCGGATGGCTGTCGCGTCGGTGCTGTCGTTGGGGGCGGCGGCGTCGCACGCGAATATATCAGTGCCGCACGCGATCTCGGCGCAAACGAAATCGAACTCGACCAGTTGGGCATCGACGTCACGCGACTGAACGCTCGATTGCTTATCGCTGCACTCGGTGAAGACGCTGTGACCGCACCGGCGACAAACTACGATGACGCCGGCGAAGCACTGCGACGGAGCGACGTGTCGGTCATGGGCGGCGTCGCGCCGGCCCAGACCACCGACGCCGTCGGTGCCGCACTCGCAGAGTACGTCGACGCCGACTTGCTCGTCTACGCGACGAGCGTCCCCGGCGTCTACAGCGACGACCCTAACGAAACCGACGACGCGACGAAGTACGACCGCCTCTCCGCGAACGACCTCGTCGACGCCATCGCCGGCCTCGAGATGAACGCAGGCGCTTCCGCACCTGTCGACTTGTTGGCCGCCAAAATCATCGAGCGCTCGGGAATGCGCACCATCGTCCTCGACGGAACCGATCCCGACCGCATCGCTCGAGCGGTTCGCTACGGCGACCACGACGGGACGGACGTGATCCCGGACGGCGTTGGCGAAGAACCGACCTACTGGGCAAGCCACGAAGCGGAGCCCGACACTGACAACCAATGAGCGCGGACGAGCCAGACACCGACCAGACGGCGGTGCCTGCAGAATACAGCCCGTACACGCTCCAACACGACGACGGCGACGAACAGCACGTCTTCTGGGCGGATACGGTCGCGGATCGAATCGAAGCCCGCGACCCCGACGAGCCAATCGTCATCAAAGGCGGCATCTCTCCCTCTGGCGTGCCCCACCTGGGCAACGTCAACGAAATTATGCGCGGCTACTTCGTCGCCGAAGTGCTTCGCGAACGCGGCCACGAGGTTCGCCAGGTGTTCACCGCCGACGACCGCGACCCACTGCGCGGACTGCCACGCACCCTCTGTGACCTCGAGGGGAATCTCGTCGACCTGGGCGATGTCGATGCGGGCGCACTCGGGCGCAACCTCGGCTCGCCCTATACTGATATTCCGGACCCCTTCGGCTGCTGTGACTCCTACGGCGACCACTTTGCGACGATCATCGCAGACAGCGCCGACGCCGTCGACGTTCCCATCGAACTGCTCTCGAACACCGAACTGTACGAATCGGGCGACCTCGAGGACGTGACCCGATCCGTCCTCGAGAACCGTGAGCGCGCACGCGAAGTCCTCTCGAAGTATCAGGACTCCGTCGACGCGGACGGCGATTATGTGCCGTTCAACCCCATTTGTGAAGAATGTGGGAAGATTACGGAGACAGTCACGAGCGTCGACCTCGAGAGCGAGCCCGCGACCGTCGACTACGAGTGTACCGACATGGACGCCGGCGACCAGACGATCAGCGGCTGTGGCCACGAAGGGACCGCGACGCTTCGTGAGGGCAAGCTTCCGTGGCGCTTCGAGTGGCCCGCTCAGTGGCAGGAACTCGGCGTCGACTTCGAGCCCTTCGGCAAGGACCACGCCGAAGGCTCCTGGCCGAGCGGGCAAGATATCGCCCGCAACGTCTTCGAGAACGAACCACCCGTCCCGATGGTTTATGAGTGGTTCACACTCGAGGGCGAACCGTTCTCCTCCTCAGCTGGGAACGTCATTCTCGTCTCGGATGTCCTCGAGTTGTTAGAGCCCGAGGTTCTGCGATACTTCTTCGCGAAAGATCCCTCGAAGGCACGGGATTTCAGCATCGAACGCCTCGATCAGCTGGTCGATGAGTTCGACCGCCTCGAGGCGATCTATTTCGACGAGATCGACGCCGACGAGGACGAGCAGGCGTTTGCCGAGCGGGTGTATCCGCTCGTCGTCGAGGACCCCAGAGCAGAGCGCATTCGGCTGCCGTATACCTTTGCGGCCGTGTTGGGCATGACCGACGACCCGGACCTGCGCGAAGAGATCGCGCGCCGCGAGGGCCATATTCCCGAGGATGCTCCCGAGTGGGCGGTCGAGGGCGCACTCGAGCGGGTCGAGCAGGCCAGAAACTGGGCGCGACGCACTGAAAACGAGTTCGACTACGAACTCAAGCGAGCGACAATTCCCGACCACGACTTCGACGAAGCGACCGAAGCCGCGCTCGCGGATCTGGCGGACTTCATCGAGGCTGGCAACGACGCCGAGGCGATTCAGGGCGAGATCTACGAGGCAGCCAGACGCCACGACGTCGACGTCGGCGACTTCTTCAGCGCCGGCTACCGGCTCTTTTTCGACGAAGAACAGGGGCCAAAGCTGGGGCCGTTCCTCGCGAAAGTCGACCAGTCGTTCGTCGTCGGTCGGCTTCGGCGCGAACAGTAGCGAGGCGACTCGAGGCACACGTTTTCGACTTTCGGGGCCGGCCGCAGACAGACAAAAGCCATTTGAGACCGCCACCCCTGAGAGAAGATAGATGGAATACGGCGTGTTTACGTTCGTCTCGGTGCCCGAACTCTTCGGCTCCGAACTACTCACCTGGGCCGTCATTGGATTGGCGCTCTACTGGCTCGGGGTTATTGCGCTCAGACAAGCGGATCTTCTCCCCTCGTTCGTCGGAACACAGGGACCAATGTTGACGTTCCACACGAAGCGTGGGCGAGAGTTTCTCGACTGGGCATCCGGGCCGAAACGGTTCTGGCGCGCCTGGGCGAATCTCGGCATCGGCATCGCGGTCATCGTGATGATTGCGATGTTCGGCTTCCTGTTGCTGGCAGCTGTCGGCGCGCTTACCTCGCCACAGCCGTCGACAGTCCAACAGCCACGGAATGTTCTCGTTATCCCCGGCGTCAACGACTTTCTGCCACTCTCTGCGACGCCTGGCATCGTCGCCGGCCTGCTCATTGGCCTCGTCGTCCATGAGGGTGGTCACGGCCTGCTCTGTCGTGTCGAAGACATCGACATCAACTCAATGGGCGTCGTCATGCTTGCCATTCTCCCGATTGGCGCGTTCGTCGAACCCGATCAAGAAAGCAGCAAAAAAGCCTCTCGAGGCGGTCAGACCCGGATGTTCGCCGCTGGCGTGATGAACAACTTCGTCATTACGATCATTGTCTTTGCACTCCTGTTCGGTCCTGTTGCCGGCGCAATTGCAGTCGCACCCGGAGCCGCAATCGGCGGTGTCGCTCCCGACTCGCCCGCCGCGGACGCCGGTATCGAGCCGAACGACCGGATCACCGCGATCAACGGCGAGCCAGTCGACGACAACGACGCGCTCGCGGACATGATCGAAGCCACGGACGGGAATCAGGTCACCGTCGAACTCAACGGCGAACAGACCGTCGACGTTGATCGCTCCTTGCTCGTCACTGCTGCAATTGAGACCGAGATGACCGGCCTCGAGATCGGTGATGTCATCGCTACCGTCAACGGCCAAGAGGTTGCGACCGAAGACGAGTTCCTCGCGGCTGTCGGCGA is drawn from Natronolimnobius sp. AArcel1 and contains these coding sequences:
- the pyrH gene encoding UMP kinase, coding for MKVVVSIGGSVLVPEPGGARVAEHADVIEELVADGCRVGAVVGGGGVAREYISAARDLGANEIELDQLGIDVTRLNARLLIAALGEDAVTAPATNYDDAGEALRRSDVSVMGGVAPAQTTDAVGAALAEYVDADLLVYATSVPGVYSDDPNETDDATKYDRLSANDLVDAIAGLEMNAGASAPVDLLAAKIIERSGMRTIVLDGTDPDRIARAVRYGDHDGTDVIPDGVGEEPTYWASHEAEPDTDNQ
- the lysS gene encoding lysine--tRNA ligase produces the protein MSADEPDTDQTAVPAEYSPYTLQHDDGDEQHVFWADTVADRIEARDPDEPIVIKGGISPSGVPHLGNVNEIMRGYFVAEVLRERGHEVRQVFTADDRDPLRGLPRTLCDLEGNLVDLGDVDAGALGRNLGSPYTDIPDPFGCCDSYGDHFATIIADSADAVDVPIELLSNTELYESGDLEDVTRSVLENRERAREVLSKYQDSVDADGDYVPFNPICEECGKITETVTSVDLESEPATVDYECTDMDAGDQTISGCGHEGTATLREGKLPWRFEWPAQWQELGVDFEPFGKDHAEGSWPSGQDIARNVFENEPPVPMVYEWFTLEGEPFSSSAGNVILVSDVLELLEPEVLRYFFAKDPSKARDFSIERLDQLVDEFDRLEAIYFDEIDADEDEQAFAERVYPLVVEDPRAERIRLPYTFAAVLGMTDDPDLREEIARREGHIPEDAPEWAVEGALERVEQARNWARRTENEFDYELKRATIPDHDFDEATEAALADLADFIEAGNDAEAIQGEIYEAARRHDVDVGDFFSAGYRLFFDEEQGPKLGPFLAKVDQSFVVGRLRREQ
- a CDS encoding site-2 protease family protein, with the protein product MEYGVFTFVSVPELFGSELLTWAVIGLALYWLGVIALRQADLLPSFVGTQGPMLTFHTKRGREFLDWASGPKRFWRAWANLGIGIAVIVMIAMFGFLLLAAVGALTSPQPSTVQQPRNVLVIPGVNDFLPLSATPGIVAGLLIGLVVHEGGHGLLCRVEDIDINSMGVVMLAILPIGAFVEPDQESSKKASRGGQTRMFAAGVMNNFVITIIVFALLFGPVAGAIAVAPGAAIGGVAPDSPAADAGIEPNDRITAINGEPVDDNDALADMIEATDGNQVTVELNGEQTVDVDRSLLVTAAIETEMTGLEIGDVIATVNGQEVATEDEFLAAVGDDDRATLEVSPVDGDGETDEREIPIGALVQVAEDGPLEAAGAPVDEYMIVTEFDGEQVQSHAELTNLLGETDPGDEVAFGGTVNGEQVEYDVTLGERSQSTDGGTAGFYGVPGISGISAETLGLELYPAETYLGVLGGDTDEGFGAVTDSFLGKIGVALFLPIASLLEVLPYNFAGFTGGVENFYETQGPLSALGDWTVFAIANILFWTGWINVQLGFFNCIPAFPLDGGHILRTSTEAVISRLPIDATRGMVRIVTTTVGLTMLISFLAMLFAPGLLAG